A portion of the Oncorhynchus nerka isolate Pitt River linkage group LG27, Oner_Uvic_2.0, whole genome shotgun sequence genome contains these proteins:
- the LOC115111773 gene encoding beta-adducin-like isoform X3 gives MSTTPTPKGTPVQQSSSDGGPSDGVLEVLVSPQHSTPGSSGPQHKKRVSSLLQSPSFREELDVLIQEQMKKGGSSSNLWALRQLADYMASHGSPAALSASPSSTGMMMVTPINDLHGLEPSGMVKGERLMRCKLASVHRLLDLYGWAQLSHTCLTLRVSKEQEHFLVLPNGLAYGEVTASSLAKVNILGEVVERGSTTLGVDLDSFSLHSAIYSTRPDVRCLVHLHTPATAAVSAMKCGLLPLSHEALLVGEVASYDYNGLMENEEDRVELQKSLGPTCKVLLLRNHGIVALGESVEEAFYTIYHIQAACQIQVSALCSAGGEQNLIMLDRSTHKPNAAGTVGWAGSTFGPLTKSRLGEHEFEALMRTLDNLGYRTGYAYRFPVLLERSRTRREVEVPATVHSFQFEEEGVHPLPRQHPYAQRQQLEKTRWLNTPNSYLRVNQDQASPGHQRTTWLKTEEMQQGAIKIENSNQFVPLFTNPQEVLETRNKIRQQNRQDMKTAGPQSQVLAGVITDGSPLSPDPAELATLEAETPNPFNQLTDKELEEYRKEVQRKAGGQTDVGEEVENEKESLPATPPTNNPTPCNPPPSDETKKDSTAVQNGKGEEEKQTTEELEKGMKALSTNDTSTPPSTTPAAPPAKPPSNTPEGSPSKSPSKKKKKFKAPSFLKKSKKKEQKEKAET, from the exons ATGAGCACCACGCCCACCCCTAAGGGCACGCCTGTGCAGCAGAGCTCCAGCGATGGGGGCCCTAGTGATGGGGTCCTCGAGGTTCTTGTGTCTCCACAGCACTCTACACCTGGCTCCTCCGGGCCCCAACACAAGAAACGCGTCTCCAGCCTCCTGCAGAGCCCG tcgtTCCGTGAGGAGCTAGATGTTCTGATCCAGGAACAGATGAAGAAGGGAGGCAGCAGCTCCAACCTCTGGGCTCTGAGGCAGCTAGCTGATTACATGGCCTCTCATGGCTCACCTGCCGCCCTGTCCGCCTCCCCCTCCAGTACAG gcATGATGATGGTGACGCCCATCAACGACCTGCATGGCTTGGAGCCCAGCGGCAtggtgaagggagagaggttgatgcgTTGTAAACTGGCCAGTGTCCACCGTCTTCTGGACCTTTACGGCTGGGCCCAGCTCAGCCACACCTGCCTCACC CTGCGTGTCAGTAAGGAACAGGAGCACTTCCTGGTTCTGCCCAATGGCCTGGCCTATGGTGAGGTCACTGCCTCTAGCCTG GCGAAGGTGAATATCCTTGGGGAGGTGGTGGAGAGGGGCAGCACCACCCTGGGGGTAGACCTGGATTCCTTCAGCCTCCACTCAGCCATCTATTCTACCCGGCCAGACGTACGCTGTCTGGTGCACCTCCACACCCCCGCCACTGCCGCC GTGTCCGCCATGAAGTGTGGCCTGTTGCCACTGTCCCATGAGGCTCTGCTGGTGGGTGAGGTGGCGTCCTATGACTACAATGGGCTGATGGAGAACGAGGAGGACCGGGTGGAGCTTCAGAAGAGTCTCGGGCCCACCTGCAAG GTGCTGTTGCTTCGAAACCATGGCATCGTGGCCCTGGGGGAGTCAGTGGAGGAGGCTTTCTACACCATCTACCACATACAGGCTGCCTGTCAGATCCAG GTGTCAGCATTGTGCAGTGCTGGAGGAGAGCAGAACCTGATCATGCTGGACCGCTCCACCCACAAACCCAACGCTGCAGGCACCGTGGGCTGGGCCGGATCCACCTTCGGCCCCCTGACCAAGAGTCGACTCGGGGAGCACGAGTTtgaggctctcatgaggactctGGATAACCTG GGTTACCGTACCGGCTACGCCTACCGCTTCCCCGTGCTGCTGGAGCGCTCTCGGACACGGAGGGAGGTGGAGGTCCCTGCCACAGTCCACTCCTTCCAGTTTGAGGAGGAGGGAGTGCACCCGTTACCCCGCCAGCACCCCTACGCCCAGCGGCAGCAACTGGAGAAGACCCGCTGGCTCAACACCCCCAACTCCTACCTGAGGGTGAACCAAGACCAAGCCAGCCCCGGACACCAGCGCACCACA TGGCTGAAGACAGAGGAGATGCAACAAGGAGCCATCAAGATTGAGAACTCAAATCAGTTTGTTCCTCTTTTTACCAACCCTCAAGAGGTGCTGGAAACACGAAATAAA ATCCGGCAGCAGAACCGTCAGGACATGAAGACAGCAGGACCCCAGTCCCAAGTACTAGCCGGTGTCATAACGGACGGTAGTCCACTG TCTCCAGACCCGGCAGAACTTGCGACACTTGAGGCGGAGACCCCCAACCCGTTTAACCAGCTGACAGACAAGGAGCTGGAGGAGTACCGCAAGGAGGTGCAGAGGAAAGCAGGAGGTCAAACAGATG taggggaggaggtggagaacgAGAAGGAGTCTCTCCCAGCTACCCCCCCCACCAACAACCCTACCCCCTGCAATCCCCCACCCTCAG ATGAGACAAAGAAAGACTCCACAGCAGTTCAGAacgggaaaggagaggaggagaagcagaCCACGGAGGAGCTGGAGAAAGGGATGAAGGCTTTGTCTACCAATGACACTTCTAcacccccctccaccacccctgcTGCCCCACCCGCTAAACCGCCCAGCAACACGCCTGAGGGATCCCCCTCCAAGTCCCCCTCTAAGAAGAAAAAGAAGTTCAAGGCCCCCTCATTCCTAAAGAAGAGCAAGAAGAAAGAGCAGAAAGAGAAAGCTGAAACTTGA
- the LOC115111773 gene encoding beta-adducin-like isoform X4 — protein sequence MSTTPTPKGTPVQQSSSDGGPSDGVLEVLVSPQHSTPGSSGPQHKKRVSSLLQSPSFREELDVLIQEQMKKGGSSSNLWALRQLADYMASHGSPAALSASPSSTGMMMVTPINDLHGLEPSGMVKGERLMRCKLASVHRLLDLYGWAQLSHTCLTLRVSKEQEHFLVLPNGLAYGEVTASSLAKVNILGEVVERGSTTLGVDLDSFSLHSAIYSTRPDVRCLVHLHTPATAAVSAMKCGLLPLSHEALLVGEVASYDYNGLMENEEDRVELQKSLGPTCKVLLLRNHGIVALGESVEEAFYTIYHIQAACQIQVSALCSAGGEQNLIMLDRSTHKPNAAGTVGWAGSTFGPLTKSRLGEHEFEALMRTLDNLGYRTGYAYRFPVLLERSRTRREVEVPATVHSFQFEEEGVHPLPRQHPYAQRQQLEKTRWLNTPNSYLRVNQDQASPGHQRTTWLKTEEMQQGAIKIENSNQFVPLFTNPQEVLETRNKIRQQNRQDMKTAGPQSQVLAGVITDGSPLSPDPAELATLEAETPNPFNQLTDKELEEYRKEVQRKAGGQTDGEEVENEKESLPATPPTNNPTPCNPPPSDETKKDSTAVQNGKGEEEKQTTEELEKGMKALSTNDTSTPPSTTPAAPPAKPPSNTPEGSPSKSPSKKKKKFKAPSFLKKSKKKEQKEKAET from the exons ATGAGCACCACGCCCACCCCTAAGGGCACGCCTGTGCAGCAGAGCTCCAGCGATGGGGGCCCTAGTGATGGGGTCCTCGAGGTTCTTGTGTCTCCACAGCACTCTACACCTGGCTCCTCCGGGCCCCAACACAAGAAACGCGTCTCCAGCCTCCTGCAGAGCCCG tcgtTCCGTGAGGAGCTAGATGTTCTGATCCAGGAACAGATGAAGAAGGGAGGCAGCAGCTCCAACCTCTGGGCTCTGAGGCAGCTAGCTGATTACATGGCCTCTCATGGCTCACCTGCCGCCCTGTCCGCCTCCCCCTCCAGTACAG gcATGATGATGGTGACGCCCATCAACGACCTGCATGGCTTGGAGCCCAGCGGCAtggtgaagggagagaggttgatgcgTTGTAAACTGGCCAGTGTCCACCGTCTTCTGGACCTTTACGGCTGGGCCCAGCTCAGCCACACCTGCCTCACC CTGCGTGTCAGTAAGGAACAGGAGCACTTCCTGGTTCTGCCCAATGGCCTGGCCTATGGTGAGGTCACTGCCTCTAGCCTG GCGAAGGTGAATATCCTTGGGGAGGTGGTGGAGAGGGGCAGCACCACCCTGGGGGTAGACCTGGATTCCTTCAGCCTCCACTCAGCCATCTATTCTACCCGGCCAGACGTACGCTGTCTGGTGCACCTCCACACCCCCGCCACTGCCGCC GTGTCCGCCATGAAGTGTGGCCTGTTGCCACTGTCCCATGAGGCTCTGCTGGTGGGTGAGGTGGCGTCCTATGACTACAATGGGCTGATGGAGAACGAGGAGGACCGGGTGGAGCTTCAGAAGAGTCTCGGGCCCACCTGCAAG GTGCTGTTGCTTCGAAACCATGGCATCGTGGCCCTGGGGGAGTCAGTGGAGGAGGCTTTCTACACCATCTACCACATACAGGCTGCCTGTCAGATCCAG GTGTCAGCATTGTGCAGTGCTGGAGGAGAGCAGAACCTGATCATGCTGGACCGCTCCACCCACAAACCCAACGCTGCAGGCACCGTGGGCTGGGCCGGATCCACCTTCGGCCCCCTGACCAAGAGTCGACTCGGGGAGCACGAGTTtgaggctctcatgaggactctGGATAACCTG GGTTACCGTACCGGCTACGCCTACCGCTTCCCCGTGCTGCTGGAGCGCTCTCGGACACGGAGGGAGGTGGAGGTCCCTGCCACAGTCCACTCCTTCCAGTTTGAGGAGGAGGGAGTGCACCCGTTACCCCGCCAGCACCCCTACGCCCAGCGGCAGCAACTGGAGAAGACCCGCTGGCTCAACACCCCCAACTCCTACCTGAGGGTGAACCAAGACCAAGCCAGCCCCGGACACCAGCGCACCACA TGGCTGAAGACAGAGGAGATGCAACAAGGAGCCATCAAGATTGAGAACTCAAATCAGTTTGTTCCTCTTTTTACCAACCCTCAAGAGGTGCTGGAAACACGAAATAAA ATCCGGCAGCAGAACCGTCAGGACATGAAGACAGCAGGACCCCAGTCCCAAGTACTAGCCGGTGTCATAACGGACGGTAGTCCACTG TCTCCAGACCCGGCAGAACTTGCGACACTTGAGGCGGAGACCCCCAACCCGTTTAACCAGCTGACAGACAAGGAGCTGGAGGAGTACCGCAAGGAGGTGCAGAGGAAAGCAGGAGGTCAAACAGATG gggaggaggtggagaacgAGAAGGAGTCTCTCCCAGCTACCCCCCCCACCAACAACCCTACCCCCTGCAATCCCCCACCCTCAG ATGAGACAAAGAAAGACTCCACAGCAGTTCAGAacgggaaaggagaggaggagaagcagaCCACGGAGGAGCTGGAGAAAGGGATGAAGGCTTTGTCTACCAATGACACTTCTAcacccccctccaccacccctgcTGCCCCACCCGCTAAACCGCCCAGCAACACGCCTGAGGGATCCCCCTCCAAGTCCCCCTCTAAGAAGAAAAAGAAGTTCAAGGCCCCCTCATTCCTAAAGAAGAGCAAGAAGAAAGAGCAGAAAGAGAAAGCTGAAACTTGA
- the LOC115111773 gene encoding beta-adducin-like isoform X8, protein MSTTPTPKGTPVQQSSSDGGPSDGVLEVLVSPQHSTPGSSGPQHKKRVSSLLQSPSFREELDVLIQEQMKKGGSSSNLWALRQLADYMASHGSPAALSASPSSTGMMMVTPINDLHGLEPSGMVKGERLMRCKLASVHRLLDLYGWAQLSHTCLTLRVSKEQEHFLVLPNGLAYGEVTASSLAKVNILGEVVERGSTTLGVDLDSFSLHSAIYSTRPDVRCLVHLHTPATAAVSAMKCGLLPLSHEALLVGEVASYDYNGLMENEEDRVELQKSLGPTCKVLLLRNHGIVALGESVEEAFYTIYHIQAACQIQVSALCSAGGEQNLIMLDRSTHKPNAAGTVGWAGSTFGPLTKSRLGEHEFEALMRTLDNLGYRTGYAYRFPVLLERSRTRREVEVPATVHSFQFEEEGVHPLPRQHPYAQRQQLEKTRWLNTPNSYLRVNQDQASPGHQRTTWLKTEEMQQGAIKIENSNQFVPLFTNPQEVLETRNKIRQQNRQDMKTAGPQSQVLAGVITDGSPLVQKKLHHVAVKKSVLSVNKSIKVKSPDPAELATLEAETPNPFNQLTDKELEEYRKEVQRKAGGQTDVGEEVENEKESLPATPPTNNPTPCNPPPSGHPSGTEILSQ, encoded by the exons ATGAGCACCACGCCCACCCCTAAGGGCACGCCTGTGCAGCAGAGCTCCAGCGATGGGGGCCCTAGTGATGGGGTCCTCGAGGTTCTTGTGTCTCCACAGCACTCTACACCTGGCTCCTCCGGGCCCCAACACAAGAAACGCGTCTCCAGCCTCCTGCAGAGCCCG tcgtTCCGTGAGGAGCTAGATGTTCTGATCCAGGAACAGATGAAGAAGGGAGGCAGCAGCTCCAACCTCTGGGCTCTGAGGCAGCTAGCTGATTACATGGCCTCTCATGGCTCACCTGCCGCCCTGTCCGCCTCCCCCTCCAGTACAG gcATGATGATGGTGACGCCCATCAACGACCTGCATGGCTTGGAGCCCAGCGGCAtggtgaagggagagaggttgatgcgTTGTAAACTGGCCAGTGTCCACCGTCTTCTGGACCTTTACGGCTGGGCCCAGCTCAGCCACACCTGCCTCACC CTGCGTGTCAGTAAGGAACAGGAGCACTTCCTGGTTCTGCCCAATGGCCTGGCCTATGGTGAGGTCACTGCCTCTAGCCTG GCGAAGGTGAATATCCTTGGGGAGGTGGTGGAGAGGGGCAGCACCACCCTGGGGGTAGACCTGGATTCCTTCAGCCTCCACTCAGCCATCTATTCTACCCGGCCAGACGTACGCTGTCTGGTGCACCTCCACACCCCCGCCACTGCCGCC GTGTCCGCCATGAAGTGTGGCCTGTTGCCACTGTCCCATGAGGCTCTGCTGGTGGGTGAGGTGGCGTCCTATGACTACAATGGGCTGATGGAGAACGAGGAGGACCGGGTGGAGCTTCAGAAGAGTCTCGGGCCCACCTGCAAG GTGCTGTTGCTTCGAAACCATGGCATCGTGGCCCTGGGGGAGTCAGTGGAGGAGGCTTTCTACACCATCTACCACATACAGGCTGCCTGTCAGATCCAG GTGTCAGCATTGTGCAGTGCTGGAGGAGAGCAGAACCTGATCATGCTGGACCGCTCCACCCACAAACCCAACGCTGCAGGCACCGTGGGCTGGGCCGGATCCACCTTCGGCCCCCTGACCAAGAGTCGACTCGGGGAGCACGAGTTtgaggctctcatgaggactctGGATAACCTG GGTTACCGTACCGGCTACGCCTACCGCTTCCCCGTGCTGCTGGAGCGCTCTCGGACACGGAGGGAGGTGGAGGTCCCTGCCACAGTCCACTCCTTCCAGTTTGAGGAGGAGGGAGTGCACCCGTTACCCCGCCAGCACCCCTACGCCCAGCGGCAGCAACTGGAGAAGACCCGCTGGCTCAACACCCCCAACTCCTACCTGAGGGTGAACCAAGACCAAGCCAGCCCCGGACACCAGCGCACCACA TGGCTGAAGACAGAGGAGATGCAACAAGGAGCCATCAAGATTGAGAACTCAAATCAGTTTGTTCCTCTTTTTACCAACCCTCAAGAGGTGCTGGAAACACGAAATAAA ATCCGGCAGCAGAACCGTCAGGACATGAAGACAGCAGGACCCCAGTCCCAAGTACTAGCCGGTGTCATAACGGACGGTAGTCCACTG GTCCAGAAAAAACTGCATCATGTGGCTGTAAAAAAGAGTGTGCTCTCAGTCAACAAAAGCATCAAAGTAAAG TCTCCAGACCCGGCAGAACTTGCGACACTTGAGGCGGAGACCCCCAACCCGTTTAACCAGCTGACAGACAAGGAGCTGGAGGAGTACCGCAAGGAGGTGCAGAGGAAAGCAGGAGGTCAAACAGATG taggggaggaggtggagaacgAGAAGGAGTCTCTCCCAGCTACCCCCCCCACCAACAACCCTACCCCCTGCAATCCCCCACCCTCAG GGCACCCCTCTGGTACTGAGATCTTGTCTCAATAG
- the LOC115111773 gene encoding beta-adducin-like isoform X1: MSTTPTPKGTPVQQSSSDGGPSDGVLEVLVSPQHSTPGSSGPQHKKRVSSLLQSPSFREELDVLIQEQMKKGGSSSNLWALRQLADYMASHGSPAALSASPSSTGMMMVTPINDLHGLEPSGMVKGERLMRCKLASVHRLLDLYGWAQLSHTCLTLRVSKEQEHFLVLPNGLAYGEVTASSLAKVNILGEVVERGSTTLGVDLDSFSLHSAIYSTRPDVRCLVHLHTPATAAVSAMKCGLLPLSHEALLVGEVASYDYNGLMENEEDRVELQKSLGPTCKVLLLRNHGIVALGESVEEAFYTIYHIQAACQIQVSALCSAGGEQNLIMLDRSTHKPNAAGTVGWAGSTFGPLTKSRLGEHEFEALMRTLDNLGYRTGYAYRFPVLLERSRTRREVEVPATVHSFQFEEEGVHPLPRQHPYAQRQQLEKTRWLNTPNSYLRVNQDQASPGHQRTTWLKTEEMQQGAIKIENSNQFVPLFTNPQEVLETRNKIRQQNRQDMKTAGPQSQVLAGVITDGSPLVQKKLHHVAVKKSVLSVNKSIKVKSPDPAELATLEAETPNPFNQLTDKELEEYRKEVQRKAGGQTDVGEEVENEKESLPATPPTNNPTPCNPPPSDETKKDSTAVQNGKGEEEKQTTEELEKGMKALSTNDTSTPPSTTPAAPPAKPPSNTPEGSPSKSPSKKKKKFKAPSFLKKSKKKEQKEKAET; the protein is encoded by the exons ATGAGCACCACGCCCACCCCTAAGGGCACGCCTGTGCAGCAGAGCTCCAGCGATGGGGGCCCTAGTGATGGGGTCCTCGAGGTTCTTGTGTCTCCACAGCACTCTACACCTGGCTCCTCCGGGCCCCAACACAAGAAACGCGTCTCCAGCCTCCTGCAGAGCCCG tcgtTCCGTGAGGAGCTAGATGTTCTGATCCAGGAACAGATGAAGAAGGGAGGCAGCAGCTCCAACCTCTGGGCTCTGAGGCAGCTAGCTGATTACATGGCCTCTCATGGCTCACCTGCCGCCCTGTCCGCCTCCCCCTCCAGTACAG gcATGATGATGGTGACGCCCATCAACGACCTGCATGGCTTGGAGCCCAGCGGCAtggtgaagggagagaggttgatgcgTTGTAAACTGGCCAGTGTCCACCGTCTTCTGGACCTTTACGGCTGGGCCCAGCTCAGCCACACCTGCCTCACC CTGCGTGTCAGTAAGGAACAGGAGCACTTCCTGGTTCTGCCCAATGGCCTGGCCTATGGTGAGGTCACTGCCTCTAGCCTG GCGAAGGTGAATATCCTTGGGGAGGTGGTGGAGAGGGGCAGCACCACCCTGGGGGTAGACCTGGATTCCTTCAGCCTCCACTCAGCCATCTATTCTACCCGGCCAGACGTACGCTGTCTGGTGCACCTCCACACCCCCGCCACTGCCGCC GTGTCCGCCATGAAGTGTGGCCTGTTGCCACTGTCCCATGAGGCTCTGCTGGTGGGTGAGGTGGCGTCCTATGACTACAATGGGCTGATGGAGAACGAGGAGGACCGGGTGGAGCTTCAGAAGAGTCTCGGGCCCACCTGCAAG GTGCTGTTGCTTCGAAACCATGGCATCGTGGCCCTGGGGGAGTCAGTGGAGGAGGCTTTCTACACCATCTACCACATACAGGCTGCCTGTCAGATCCAG GTGTCAGCATTGTGCAGTGCTGGAGGAGAGCAGAACCTGATCATGCTGGACCGCTCCACCCACAAACCCAACGCTGCAGGCACCGTGGGCTGGGCCGGATCCACCTTCGGCCCCCTGACCAAGAGTCGACTCGGGGAGCACGAGTTtgaggctctcatgaggactctGGATAACCTG GGTTACCGTACCGGCTACGCCTACCGCTTCCCCGTGCTGCTGGAGCGCTCTCGGACACGGAGGGAGGTGGAGGTCCCTGCCACAGTCCACTCCTTCCAGTTTGAGGAGGAGGGAGTGCACCCGTTACCCCGCCAGCACCCCTACGCCCAGCGGCAGCAACTGGAGAAGACCCGCTGGCTCAACACCCCCAACTCCTACCTGAGGGTGAACCAAGACCAAGCCAGCCCCGGACACCAGCGCACCACA TGGCTGAAGACAGAGGAGATGCAACAAGGAGCCATCAAGATTGAGAACTCAAATCAGTTTGTTCCTCTTTTTACCAACCCTCAAGAGGTGCTGGAAACACGAAATAAA ATCCGGCAGCAGAACCGTCAGGACATGAAGACAGCAGGACCCCAGTCCCAAGTACTAGCCGGTGTCATAACGGACGGTAGTCCACTG GTCCAGAAAAAACTGCATCATGTGGCTGTAAAAAAGAGTGTGCTCTCAGTCAACAAAAGCATCAAAGTAAAG TCTCCAGACCCGGCAGAACTTGCGACACTTGAGGCGGAGACCCCCAACCCGTTTAACCAGCTGACAGACAAGGAGCTGGAGGAGTACCGCAAGGAGGTGCAGAGGAAAGCAGGAGGTCAAACAGATG taggggaggaggtggagaacgAGAAGGAGTCTCTCCCAGCTACCCCCCCCACCAACAACCCTACCCCCTGCAATCCCCCACCCTCAG ATGAGACAAAGAAAGACTCCACAGCAGTTCAGAacgggaaaggagaggaggagaagcagaCCACGGAGGAGCTGGAGAAAGGGATGAAGGCTTTGTCTACCAATGACACTTCTAcacccccctccaccacccctgcTGCCCCACCCGCTAAACCGCCCAGCAACACGCCTGAGGGATCCCCCTCCAAGTCCCCCTCTAAGAAGAAAAAGAAGTTCAAGGCCCCCTCATTCCTAAAGAAGAGCAAGAAGAAAGAGCAGAAAGAGAAAGCTGAAACTTGA
- the LOC115111773 gene encoding beta-adducin-like isoform X9, whose amino-acid sequence MSTTPTPKGTPVQQSSSDGGPSDGVLEVLVSPQHSTPGSSGPQHKKRVSSLLQSPSFREELDVLIQEQMKKGGSSSNLWALRQLADYMASHGSPAALSASPSSTGMMMVTPINDLHGLEPSGMVKGERLMRCKLASVHRLLDLYGWAQLSHTCLTLRVSKEQEHFLVLPNGLAYGEVTASSLAKVNILGEVVERGSTTLGVDLDSFSLHSAIYSTRPDVRCLVHLHTPATAAVSAMKCGLLPLSHEALLVGEVASYDYNGLMENEEDRVELQKSLGPTCKVLLLRNHGIVALGESVEEAFYTIYHIQAACQIQVSALCSAGGEQNLIMLDRSTHKPNAAGTVGWAGSTFGPLTKSRLGEHEFEALMRTLDNLGYRTGYAYRFPVLLERSRTRREVEVPATVHSFQFEEEGVHPLPRQHPYAQRQQLEKTRWLNTPNSYLRVNQDQASPGHQRTTWLKTEEMQQGAIKIENSNQFVPLFTNPQEVLETRNKIRQQNRQDMKTAGPQSQVLAGVITDGSPLVQKKLHHVAVKKSVLSVNKSIKVKSPDPAELATLEAETPNPFNQLTDKELEEYRKEVQRKAGGQTDVGEEVENEKESLPATPPTNNPTPCNPPPSGHPSGTEILSQ is encoded by the exons ATGAGCACCACGCCCACCCCTAAGGGCACGCCTGTGCAGCAGAGCTCCAGCGATGGGGGCCCTAGTGATGGGGTCCTCGAGGTTCTTGTGTCTCCACAGCACTCTACACCTGGCTCCTCCGGGCCCCAACACAAGAAACGCGTCTCCAGCCTCCTGCAGAGCCCG tcgtTCCGTGAGGAGCTAGATGTTCTGATCCAGGAACAGATGAAGAAGGGAGGCAGCAGCTCCAACCTCTGGGCTCTGAGGCAGCTAGCTGATTACATGGCCTCTCATGGCTCACCTGCCGCCCTGTCCGCCTCCCCCTCCAGTACAG gcATGATGATGGTGACGCCCATCAACGACCTGCATGGCTTGGAGCCCAGCGGCAtggtgaagggagagaggttgatgcgTTGTAAACTGGCCAGTGTCCACCGTCTTCTGGACCTTTACGGCTGGGCCCAGCTCAGCCACACCTGCCTCACC CTGCGTGTCAGTAAGGAACAGGAGCACTTCCTGGTTCTGCCCAATGGCCTGGCCTATGGTGAGGTCACTGCCTCTAGCCTG GCGAAGGTGAATATCCTTGGGGAGGTGGTGGAGAGGGGCAGCACCACCCTGGGGGTAGACCTGGATTCCTTCAGCCTCCACTCAGCCATCTATTCTACCCGGCCAGACGTACGCTGTCTGGTGCACCTCCACACCCCCGCCACTGCCGCC GTGTCCGCCATGAAGTGTGGCCTGTTGCCACTGTCCCATGAGGCTCTGCTGGTGGGTGAGGTGGCGTCCTATGACTACAATGGGCTGATGGAGAACGAGGAGGACCGGGTGGAGCTTCAGAAGAGTCTCGGGCCCACCTGCAAG GTGCTGTTGCTTCGAAACCATGGCATCGTGGCCCTGGGGGAGTCAGTGGAGGAGGCTTTCTACACCATCTACCACATACAGGCTGCCTGTCAGATCCAG GTGTCAGCATTGTGCAGTGCTGGAGGAGAGCAGAACCTGATCATGCTGGACCGCTCCACCCACAAACCCAACGCTGCAGGCACCGTGGGCTGGGCCGGATCCACCTTCGGCCCCCTGACCAAGAGTCGACTCGGGGAGCACGAGTTtgaggctctcatgaggactctGGATAACCTG GGTTACCGTACCGGCTACGCCTACCGCTTCCCCGTGCTGCTGGAGCGCTCTCGGACACGGAGGGAGGTGGAGGTCCCTGCCACAGTCCACTCCTTCCAGTTTGAGGAGGAGGGAGTGCACCCGTTACCCCGCCAGCACCCCTACGCCCAGCGGCAGCAACTGGAGAAGACCCGCTGGCTCAACACCCCCAACTCCTACCTGAGGGTGAACCAAGACCAAGCCAGCCCCGGACACCAGCGCACCACA TGGCTGAAGACAGAGGAGATGCAACAAGGAGCCATCAAGATTGAGAACTCAAATCAGTTTGTTCCTCTTTTTACCAACCCTCAAGAGGTGCTGGAAACACGAAATAAA ATCCGGCAGCAGAACCGTCAGGACATGAAGACAGCAGGACCCCAGTCCCAAGTACTAGCCGGTGTCATAACGGACGGTAGTCCACTG GTCCAGAAAAAACTGCATCATGTGGCTGTAAAAAAGAGTGTGCTCTCAGTCAACAAAAGCATCAAAGTAAAG TCTCCAGACCCGGCAGAACTTGCGACACTTGAGGCGGAGACCCCCAACCCGTTTAACCAGCTGACAGACAAGGAGCTGGAGGAGTACCGCAAGGAGGTGCAGAGGAAAGCAGGAGGTCAAACAGATG taggggaggaggtggagaacgAGAAGGAGTCTCTCCCAGCTACCCCCCCCACCAACAACCCTACCCCCTGCAATCCCCCACCCTCAG GGCACCCCTCTGGTACTGAGATCTTGTCTCAATA A